A segment of the Melioribacteraceae bacterium 4301-Me genome:
ATAATAGTTATACAATTTCACAAAAAAAAAGGAGAATCAATGAAAAAGCCACTTACTTTCTTTTCATTTCTAATTGTGCTTTTCTTATTAAGCACAGTTTCTAATGCTCAACTTGAATCAAGCATATCTGGTTCAAAAGCTGTTTTCAAGGTAGTGAAAATAGTAGATAATTATGTTTCTGAAAACCAATTTGTAAAACCCGATGAAGGTAAAAAATATATTGCTTTTGAAATTGTTGTTGACAATACCAAAGGCAGTAAGTCAATAACAGTTCCTTCAATGATGATAAAATTAAAGGATAAAGAAGGATACGAATATTCAATTGATATGATATCGGCTATGATAAAACCTAGCTTTGAAGGGACTGCAGATGCCGGTGACTTAACAAGAGGATGGATAGGTTTTGAAGTTCCTAAATCAACTAAGTTAGATGATTTAAAAATTGCCTATCGAGGATTTGCAGATAAAACAAACTGGTTAGAACTTAAAAAATTTAAAACAACTAAATAAAATTAAGGAGTATTGAAATGAAAAAAGTTGGTGGAATCATTGCTTTAATAGCTGGTGTTTTTGGTGTAATAGCTGCCCTAATAACTTTATTTGCTGGAGGTGTCGGTGGTGCGCTAAAAAGTGAAGGAGCTCAAACAGTTGTTATGTTAGGTTGGGGCGGAGTTCTATTTTCTTTCCTTACAATAATATTTGGAGCAATAACGATTGGTACAAAAAGTAAAACCGTTCCAATTTTATTAATTGTTAGCGCAATATTAGGTATTATCCTTGGCGGAACTTTTGTCGCAATTTTTATGGTTCTTGCTTTAATTTCTGGAATACTAGGATATTTTGGTGTCAAGAAAGAATTAAAAGCTACAAAAGTTAATCCAAGCTAAAATTGTATAACCCGTTCTTCAAGCCGACCGCCTCTTCGATGCGGTCGGTTTAGGATTTTTAATTTTGATTAACAAAAACAAGTTGTTGTTAAAAGTAGTTTAAGTAAAAAAGTTTTTAATAATTATTGGCGTTGGTAAGTTAAGCTGCATTGCAATGTTGGGCGGCGGCTTAAAAACCACGCCGTTATATGGCATTACGCTAACTCATTCATCAAACTTGATTTCCAATTTTTATATCTGTCTTCTTTCAGAGCTTGGAAAAATTCCGTTACATCTTCTGGCGAAAGAAAATAGAAAAAATATTTCCATTCTTTTTTAGCTGAACTAAGCAGTTCATTTAATTTTTCAAAATGAGCTTTACCATCTCTATATTTGGCTTTGTTCTTCTGGGAAGAATCTCCATCGTCTTTTATTTCAACAACGAGGATTTCATTTTTGTCTTTAAGCTTAATGAAATAATCTGGGTTGAAGTTTTCTCTTTTTACATGTGAGCTGCCATCTTCTGTTGGTTTGTAGGAATAAGGGAAATAATAAAAATTCTTATCTGGAGATTTGATAAAACTATCTATCTTTTCTATGTTGTTGAAAATTGAAGAGGTGAATTTATATTCCGGTGTGGATGAAACATAGATCACATTTAGTGGGGTCTTGAAATCAATTTCTTGCTGCTCAATTAAATTTTCTTTCAGAAATTTTATTTCATCCTCACTTCTACCGGCATATCGAACAACCGCTTCTTTAACTCTGTCGTAATTCTGTTTATCAGTTAAATATTGATTAAAAAGCGTTTTCTGTTCCGATGAAAGAGATTCTGATGAAGATTTAGTATAAAACACTTTTCCATTTGATTTGATACTGTTTTCACTGAATGATTGAGATGCCATTTCTTCAATTTTTATTTCTTTTAATGCTTTTGGAGTCATTTTCATTCGGGCTGCAACTTTTCCAAGTTCTCTGAACATTGGACCAAATGCTTGTTTAGCTATACCAAGATTTTCCCGACTTATAAATGACGCATCATAACCTTTACTTTCTAAATTCGATTTTAATAATTCTTGGATTCTTTTTAGTGGCCATTTTTTTGAAAGAGATTCATCTTTAGCTTTTAAAAATAATTTAATTTCTTTCGAAGCTTCTTCAAGAGAAACAATATCTTTCATTTCTACTGTAAATCTGAATGAACCGGTCTCGGAGTATTTGCTGGTTTCATCCCAAGTTTTACTTTGCGGTTTAAAATTTATTTCAGTTGGTTCTGATGCGGTTTCTCTTTTAGCTTCTGTTGTATCTTGTTCTGATGAATATTCAACATTGTAAAGAGGAAAGAGATATTTCTTGCGGTTTTCATCAAATCCCCAATTTATTCTGTTTTCAATTTCAAGAACTTCATTATACAGATTTACAATTTCATCCGTCCATCTTTCGTGATTGTTTATCTTAACATAAACAGGTTGTAATAAACCGGGTGGAATTCTTAATCCTCTTCCAAGAACTTGAGATATTAATAGCTTCGAATTAAATGCTCTTTGTTCGTGGGGAACTATCTGAAAAACATTCTTAACATCCCATCCCTCAGTAAGCATAGATACAGAAATTATCCATTCTACAGGATTATCCGCCTCATCAACTGTTTTTAGTAAGGCAAGATTTTCTTTCCTTACTTTTTCCGGTTGTGAAATTATTGATTCTATTTCCTCTTTTTCTCTTTGATTTGTTGGAATACCCGATGTTACCCAAATAACTTTTGTCGCAGCATCTTCGTAGGATATCTTCTCTTTATCGGAGATGAATTTTACTAATTCATCCCATACTTT
Coding sequences within it:
- a CDS encoding DEAD/DEAH box helicase codes for the protein MPLQFKNEDLILKLKEEERNNPLVYKYESFLDALTTDNFEHVREAARTAFAYFLSNSFKNTEDAARYTYANSENLKIHFNNIDDYLNKFKIRDKKSFSIDLATGTGKSWVIYAVAVIMLSEGLVDKVLVLCPSLTIEEELKKKFELFSGDQVLTKILQELNSPYPSPAIKNANVPILEGDICVENIHAAYQRTGSSISDSFKGKGRRTLVINDEAHHIYSEADSAVKKWFEFLTDPEYDFYYLLGLSGTPYINNDYFFDVIYRYSLKQAMEDGIIKRIDYKVEEESQKEKGFSETYANHIDIPKKYAGKLKPITIIITEKIHSCIKVWDELVKFISDKEKISYEDAATKVIWVTSGIPTNQREKEEIESIISQPEKVRKENLALLKTVDEADNPVEWIISVSMLTEGWDVKNVFQIVPHEQRAFNSKLLISQVLGRGLRIPPGLLQPVYVKINNHERWTDEIVNLYNEVLEIENRINWGFDENRKKYLFPLYNVEYSSEQDTTEAKRETASEPTEINFKPQSKTWDETSKYSETGSFRFTVEMKDIVSLEEASKEIKLFLKAKDESLSKKWPLKRIQELLKSNLESKGYDASFISRENLGIAKQAFGPMFRELGKVAARMKMTPKALKEIKIEEMASQSFSENSIKSNGKVFYTKSSSESLSSEQKTLFNQYLTDKQNYDRVKEAVVRYAGRSEDEIKFLKENLIEQQEIDFKTPLNVIYVSSTPEYKFTSSIFNNIEKIDSFIKSPDKNFYYFPYSYKPTEDGSSHVKRENFNPDYFIKLKDKNEILVVEIKDDGDSSQKNKAKYRDGKAHFEKLNELLSSAKKEWKYFFYFLSPEDVTEFFQALKEDRYKNWKSSLMNELA
- a CDS encoding DUF4352 domain-containing protein, giving the protein MKKPLTFFSFLIVLFLLSTVSNAQLESSISGSKAVFKVVKIVDNYVSENQFVKPDEGKKYIAFEIVVDNTKGSKSITVPSMMIKLKDKEGYEYSIDMISAMIKPSFEGTADAGDLTRGWIGFEVPKSTKLDDLKIAYRGFADKTNWLELKKFKTTK